In Bifidobacterium actinocoloniiforme DSM 22766, a genomic segment contains:
- the trxB gene encoding thioredoxin-disulfide reductase, with translation MSEQVRDAIVIGSGPAGYTAAIYLARAGYQPLVIAGAVTPGGQLVNTTEVENYPGFPEGVLGPDLMDRMREQAERFGAQIEYEDVTETDLSGPIKTVITDGGERYQAKAVVITTGSDYRKLDIPGEREFGGRGVSYCATCDGFFFKDKPIAVIGGGDSAMTDADFLTRFGSSVTVIHRREGFRASKIMVDRAQANPKIDFILNAVATRINGSAQGVESLDLLDTVTGETRQLPVNGIFVAIGHTPQTAFLNGSLALDKQGYIEVEGASTLTSVPGVFAAGDAVDSVYRQAISAAGMGCRAALDAQGYLTRLDPA, from the coding sequence ATGAGTGAACAAGTACGCGACGCAATCGTCATCGGCTCCGGACCCGCAGGCTACACGGCAGCCATCTACCTAGCCAGGGCCGGCTATCAACCCTTGGTCATCGCCGGCGCGGTCACCCCGGGAGGCCAGCTGGTCAACACGACCGAGGTGGAGAACTATCCAGGATTCCCTGAAGGCGTTCTCGGCCCTGACCTGATGGACCGCATGCGCGAGCAAGCCGAGCGTTTCGGAGCCCAAATTGAGTATGAAGATGTGACCGAAACGGACCTCTCCGGTCCAATCAAGACCGTCATCACCGACGGGGGCGAGCGTTACCAAGCGAAAGCGGTCGTCATCACCACCGGCTCCGACTACCGCAAGCTCGACATTCCAGGTGAGCGTGAGTTCGGTGGCCGCGGCGTCTCCTACTGCGCCACCTGCGATGGCTTCTTCTTCAAAGACAAGCCGATCGCGGTGATTGGCGGCGGTGACTCTGCCATGACTGACGCTGACTTCCTGACCCGTTTCGGGTCTTCGGTCACGGTGATTCATCGCCGAGAAGGCTTCCGCGCTTCCAAAATCATGGTGGATAGGGCTCAGGCCAACCCCAAAATCGACTTCATCCTCAATGCTGTAGCCACTCGCATCAACGGCAGCGCCCAAGGGGTCGAATCCCTGGACTTGCTTGACACGGTGACCGGTGAAACGCGCCAGCTCCCAGTCAACGGCATCTTCGTGGCCATAGGCCATACCCCACAGACCGCGTTCCTGAACGGAAGCCTTGCCTTGGACAAGCAGGGATACATCGAAGTGGAGGGCGCCTCCACCCTGACTTCCGTCCCAGGCGTCTTCGCAGCCGGCGACGCGGTGGACAGCGTCTATCGTCAGGCCATCTCCGCAGCCGGCATGGGTTGCCGGGCCGCCCTCGACGCTCAGGGCTACCTGACTCGCCTGGATCCCGCCTAG
- a CDS encoding murein biosynthesis integral membrane protein MurJ, whose product MSRANRASAQKQTHAQASLPASSSPAPERLSQAAEGKDSVGRNSIIMASGTAASRVTGQIRTILLAAAIGTTGIAADAYQTGAMIPQVMFTLISGGIFNAVLVPQIVRTLKEEDAEDRLNKLITASIALLAGLTLILMLGTSVLTSIYLNSKWNPAQRALANAFTLWCMPQVFFYGLYTVLGQILAAKGRFTAYAWSSVAANAISCGGFLAFIAMFGNAQKQPMDFWTTEKVGLTAGAWTLGVAFQALVLFIPLIQSGFTYRPRWGLKGIGLRSMGPVAAWSLGVVVIDQLANIVNARITNGAPLEGDPFDIAGNGSYQNAYTLYMLPYSLIAVSVSTAIFPLLSQAIAENRIDDARQALSRALRNVGLMMCFFGVVMLVIPVPIIRALLPSVSVHEAVLISGPLLGLTVGLAAVSAFLLIQRTFYAFEDGKQPFIFAAISNTLQVGMVLVAVRLAPPRYWTTLVGLSLALSNIVSFPFLVHMLKRRFEGFLDGRRIVATYCKALLAAIVAGGLALLVKTPLTKLAGAEVSGRQGHMSWVQAVFICLVISVLVGAVYFLLLCLLRTSELTDLLNGLTRRLGVGEKTNSKSARTGSIPAVSSLPADPTAQESELAGQPIRVIRSYTQPAIGSELEGALEQIENVAMADAGSMNPRVWKQPARIVPKLPPRKTLQRKATEPATPTPATPAAAPISQTTGQRAGDRQSNLASAPIPAAPPSGAPLAKPTEPSPSFALPSEGTAWPQPSALSTQPSPAAHENSGTMEPSTSDILLDRYQLKTLLKRGPGLSVWQAQDKVLDRPCQLFLVTDASALEPVGAAASAMALKPNRRFTPVYQLHARDGIALVVTGLDEGTSLREFLENQEPAQRPSFEAIRTIVGESAQDLTTLRQAGLTNLSLSPSLIRLAAPRICIADASVFSMLKPWLPSRTEDDNGSESLAIRQLSGILYALLTGSIPNDSSESLSLQALPADVPEAFSIICERGLGLRAPERPAPTRLVTLAELTALLGSWTPPEELGERDIHWPQGSGSASIETVRLKPVAQRDRLPIPASLMITGRTASRTLAEPRWGANQLLFPGRGEVQMVNPAESDADLFSMFDERKLQNRRSSSAPLGQSERSTWPTRMVDASELRRVGSSDFSDTASTTAGGQRSLANKGKQEPEDDQGTDLFARIPARPLAGQGNQAARSAVPAMVWDFADTGEINLARPQETDPADLPDKQAEDAQAIATGAGAGSPAHAQAESVLDLPPSFAPGSAEQAINVRSQRGPFGLDEPGDDRDDEDDEDVADARLFGRFTTKSVVIAVASCLVVIGLIWASLTLVGHRRPKEGKASGWPQMSNVPFPGHKSDSSDSSSTAQPQQPEEGEKAGQKSGEASPAPTVKHGTKSASAVPAPRQPTNTTAYPTLRQTFLSHPAGQPGFAWYVHLDAPHEVSRVEVSIRQQGGHAQIFANASASQPTPGQSLADFSFDPSGVSRVTLTKPVTTQDLIIWVPQDGLPAGGTLHFNEVKVY is encoded by the coding sequence ATGAGCCGGGCGAACCGGGCCTCGGCCCAGAAACAGACCCATGCGCAAGCATCCTTGCCGGCCTCATCCTCGCCAGCCCCAGAGCGGCTGAGCCAGGCGGCTGAGGGCAAGGATTCCGTAGGACGTAACTCAATCATCATGGCCTCCGGCACGGCCGCCTCGCGCGTGACCGGACAGATTCGCACCATCCTGCTGGCCGCCGCGATCGGCACCACCGGCATCGCCGCGGACGCCTACCAAACTGGCGCCATGATCCCCCAGGTCATGTTCACCCTGATCTCAGGAGGCATCTTCAACGCGGTGCTGGTCCCGCAGATTGTGCGCACCCTGAAGGAGGAGGACGCCGAGGACCGGCTCAACAAGCTTATAACCGCGTCAATCGCCCTGCTGGCCGGTCTGACGCTCATCCTGATGCTGGGCACTTCGGTGCTGACCTCCATCTACCTGAACTCGAAATGGAACCCAGCCCAGCGCGCCCTGGCGAACGCCTTTACGCTCTGGTGCATGCCACAGGTCTTCTTCTACGGTCTGTACACGGTCCTCGGGCAGATTCTGGCGGCTAAGGGGCGCTTTACGGCCTACGCCTGGTCCTCGGTAGCGGCGAATGCCATCTCCTGCGGCGGTTTCCTGGCCTTCATCGCCATGTTCGGCAACGCCCAGAAGCAACCGATGGACTTTTGGACGACCGAGAAAGTGGGGCTCACAGCCGGAGCTTGGACCCTGGGTGTGGCCTTCCAAGCCCTGGTCCTGTTCATCCCGCTCATCCAATCCGGCTTCACCTACCGGCCGCGCTGGGGGCTGAAGGGCATCGGCCTGCGCTCGATGGGCCCCGTGGCGGCCTGGAGCCTGGGCGTGGTGGTCATCGACCAGCTGGCGAATATCGTTAACGCCCGCATTACGAACGGTGCGCCCCTGGAAGGCGATCCCTTCGACATCGCCGGCAACGGCTCCTATCAGAACGCCTACACGCTCTACATGCTGCCCTATTCGCTGATCGCCGTCTCCGTCTCCACCGCTATCTTCCCCCTGCTCTCACAGGCCATCGCCGAGAACCGAATCGATGACGCCCGTCAGGCTTTGAGCCGGGCCCTGCGCAATGTGGGCCTGATGATGTGTTTCTTCGGCGTGGTCATGCTGGTCATCCCAGTGCCAATCATCCGCGCGCTCCTGCCCTCGGTCAGCGTGCACGAAGCCGTCCTGATTTCCGGCCCCCTATTGGGCCTTACGGTGGGCTTGGCGGCGGTCTCGGCCTTCCTGCTCATACAGCGCACTTTCTACGCTTTCGAGGACGGCAAGCAGCCTTTCATCTTCGCGGCCATCTCAAACACGCTGCAGGTGGGCATGGTGCTGGTCGCCGTCCGCCTGGCTCCTCCCCGCTACTGGACCACTCTCGTCGGCCTCTCTTTGGCCCTGAGCAACATCGTCTCATTCCCCTTCCTAGTGCACATGCTCAAGCGCCGGTTCGAAGGATTCCTGGACGGACGACGAATCGTCGCCACCTATTGCAAGGCCCTGCTGGCCGCCATCGTGGCAGGTGGCCTGGCCCTCCTCGTGAAGACGCCGCTGACCAAGCTCGCAGGCGCCGAGGTAAGCGGGCGCCAGGGGCACATGAGTTGGGTCCAGGCGGTGTTCATCTGTCTGGTCATCAGCGTCCTGGTCGGCGCGGTCTACTTCCTGCTGCTCTGCCTGCTGCGCACCAGCGAACTGACCGACCTTCTCAACGGCCTGACCAGACGTCTGGGCGTTGGCGAGAAAACCAACAGCAAGAGCGCTCGAACCGGTTCGATACCAGCTGTTTCCTCCCTACCCGCCGACCCGACGGCCCAGGAGAGCGAACTGGCCGGGCAGCCCATACGCGTCATCCGGTCCTACACCCAACCCGCCATCGGCTCTGAGTTGGAAGGGGCGCTCGAGCAAATCGAGAATGTGGCCATGGCTGACGCCGGCTCCATGAATCCTCGCGTCTGGAAGCAGCCAGCCCGCATCGTCCCCAAACTCCCACCCCGCAAAACCTTGCAGCGAAAGGCCACGGAGCCCGCAACACCAACACCCGCAACACCAGCAGCCGCCCCAATCAGCCAAACGACAGGCCAGCGGGCTGGCGATCGCCAAAGCAACCTCGCAAGTGCCCCCATACCGGCCGCACCCCCCTCAGGAGCCCCCCTGGCCAAACCTACCGAACCCTCTCCTTCCTTCGCCCTCCCGTCCGAAGGCACAGCCTGGCCCCAGCCAAGCGCCCTCTCGACGCAGCCCAGCCCCGCAGCTCACGAGAATTCAGGAACCATGGAGCCTTCCACCTCAGATATCCTTCTCGACCGCTACCAGCTCAAAACCCTCCTCAAGCGCGGACCGGGCCTGAGCGTATGGCAGGCGCAAGATAAAGTCCTCGATAGGCCCTGCCAGCTCTTCCTGGTGACCGACGCCTCGGCCTTGGAGCCAGTGGGTGCCGCGGCCTCCGCCATGGCCCTGAAGCCCAACCGCCGGTTCACACCGGTCTATCAACTCCATGCGCGCGACGGCATCGCCCTGGTCGTCACTGGCCTGGACGAAGGCACCTCACTCCGAGAGTTCCTGGAGAACCAGGAGCCAGCCCAGCGCCCCAGCTTTGAAGCCATCCGCACCATCGTTGGCGAAAGCGCTCAGGACCTGACCACCCTACGCCAGGCCGGCCTGACCAACCTGTCGCTTTCGCCTAGCCTGATTCGCCTGGCAGCGCCACGAATCTGCATCGCCGACGCATCGGTCTTCTCCATGCTCAAGCCCTGGCTACCAAGCAGAACCGAAGACGACAATGGCAGCGAAAGCTTGGCCATCCGCCAACTTTCCGGGATCCTCTATGCCCTCTTGACCGGTTCAATCCCCAATGACAGCAGCGAATCCCTATCCTTGCAAGCGCTTCCGGCGGACGTGCCCGAGGCGTTCAGCATCATTTGCGAGCGCGGCCTGGGCCTGCGCGCACCCGAGAGGCCTGCGCCCACCCGCTTAGTCACCCTGGCTGAGCTGACCGCCCTCCTAGGCTCCTGGACGCCGCCGGAAGAGTTGGGCGAACGCGACATCCACTGGCCCCAAGGCTCTGGAAGCGCCTCAATCGAGACCGTCCGCCTCAAGCCCGTAGCTCAACGCGACCGCCTACCAATCCCGGCTTCCCTGATGATAACCGGGCGCACGGCTTCACGCACCCTTGCTGAGCCGAGGTGGGGGGCCAACCAGCTCCTCTTCCCCGGTCGCGGCGAAGTGCAGATGGTCAATCCTGCCGAATCCGATGCCGACCTCTTCTCCATGTTCGACGAACGCAAGCTCCAGAACCGTCGCTCCTCTTCCGCACCACTCGGGCAGAGCGAGCGTTCCACCTGGCCAACACGGATGGTCGATGCCAGCGAGCTACGGCGAGTCGGCAGCTCAGACTTCAGCGATACGGCTTCCACCACGGCGGGCGGTCAGCGTTCTCTTGCAAACAAGGGCAAGCAGGAGCCTGAGGACGATCAGGGCACTGATTTGTTCGCGCGGATACCCGCCAGGCCGCTCGCTGGCCAGGGCAATCAGGCCGCGCGGTCCGCAGTGCCCGCGATGGTGTGGGATTTCGCTGACACCGGTGAAATCAACTTGGCCCGCCCGCAGGAGACCGATCCGGCCGACCTGCCGGACAAGCAGGCGGAGGACGCACAGGCCATTGCAACTGGTGCCGGGGCCGGGTCCCCTGCCCATGCGCAAGCCGAATCCGTACTGGACCTGCCGCCCAGCTTCGCTCCCGGCAGCGCCGAACAAGCCATCAACGTCCGATCGCAACGAGGTCCATTCGGGCTGGACGAACCCGGCGATGACAGAGATGACGAAGACGACGAGGACGTCGCGGATGCCCGTCTATTCGGCCGCTTCACCACCAAATCCGTGGTCATAGCCGTGGCCTCATGCCTGGTGGTCATAGGCCTGATCTGGGCTTCCCTCACCTTGGTTGGCCACCGGCGACCCAAGGAGGGGAAAGCGTCGGGCTGGCCGCAAATGTCCAATGTGCCCTTCCCAGGCCACAAGAGCGACTCATCCGACTCCTCGTCCACGGCCCAACCCCAGCAACCCGAGGAGGGCGAGAAAGCGGGACAGAAGTCCGGCGAAGCATCCCCGGCCCCAACGGTCAAGCATGGGACCAAGTCAGCCTCGGCTGTGCCCGCCCCCAGGCAGCCGACCAACACGACTGCCTACCCAACACTCAGGCAAACCTTCCTGAGCCACCCCGCCGGGCAACCGGGCTTCGCCTGGTACGTACACCTGGACGCGCCCCACGAGGTCTCCCGTGTGGAAGTCTCCATCCGCCAGCAGGGCGGGCACGCCCAGATCTTCGCCAATGCGTCCGCTTCCCAGCCCACGCCTGGCCAATCCCTAGCGGACTTCTCATTCGACCCCTCTGGCGTCAGCAGGGTCACGCTCACAAAACCGGTCACCACCCAGGATTTAATCATCTGGGTCCCCCAAGACGGCTTGCCGGCGGGAGGGACACTGCATTTCAACGAGGTCAAAGTCTACTGA
- a CDS encoding NUDIX hydrolase: MTTPTDFARMLSRHAKDRGDHAKKGQGPKESPRLFHTLSDDLDPDLGRMVERLSRGQELGDGELDLDASAAEADETDGTSNGRLISVSIREHSSERDDSDAPTPAIMPRHRQETGRASFASLQTQDLPVVREYSAGGLIFDKDNRVAIIARHSRSGHMEWCLPKGHIEKGESPEQTAVREVHEETGILGRVVDSIATIDYWFTGSNHRVHKLVHHFVLEQTGGWLTVEGDPDHEAEDATWVDFDDLTDVLSYPNERKIAWLYAKKIKRPHD; encoded by the coding sequence ATGACTACGCCTACCGATTTTGCGCGCATGCTGTCGCGCCACGCCAAAGATCGGGGCGACCATGCCAAAAAAGGCCAGGGACCCAAGGAATCCCCACGGCTATTCCATACTTTGAGCGACGATTTGGATCCGGACCTGGGTCGGATGGTGGAGCGGCTGAGCCGGGGCCAGGAACTGGGGGACGGCGAGCTGGACCTTGATGCATCCGCTGCCGAGGCCGACGAGACGGACGGAACCTCGAACGGACGGCTGATCTCCGTTTCCATCCGCGAGCACAGCAGCGAAAGGGACGACAGCGACGCGCCCACGCCCGCGATCATGCCGCGTCACCGCCAGGAGACAGGCCGCGCCTCATTCGCCTCCTTGCAGACCCAAGACCTGCCAGTGGTGCGCGAGTACTCGGCCGGTGGGCTCATCTTCGACAAGGACAACAGGGTGGCCATCATCGCCAGGCACTCGCGCTCCGGTCACATGGAGTGGTGCCTGCCCAAAGGGCACATCGAGAAGGGCGAGAGCCCGGAGCAGACCGCCGTACGCGAGGTGCACGAGGAAACAGGCATCCTGGGGCGGGTGGTCGATTCAATCGCCACTATCGACTACTGGTTCACCGGCAGCAACCATCGGGTCCACAAACTGGTCCATCATTTCGTCCTGGAACAGACTGGGGGCTGGCTGACCGTGGAAGGCGACCCCGACCACGAGGCCGAGGACGCCACCTGGGTGGACTTCGACGACTTGACCGACGTCCTCTCCTACCCGAACGAGCGCAAAATCGCCTGGCTCTACGCCAAGAAAATCAAGAGGCCTCATGACTGA
- a CDS encoding D-alanine--D-alanine ligase family protein has translation MSERETNAGPNPGQASILVVCGGLSTERDVSLSSGHRVRGFLREAGWQVTIHDLDQTLLDYLTAPATRPDLVWPLLHGADGEDGSIRDILDMTGLPYIGSRAKASRTAWNKPIAKNVVRQAGLSTPHSVTLPESIFRELGARQIVDLMVESLGLPLFVKPSEGGSAMGCSLVDTPDRLPQALINCFAYGPVALIEQAVNGTEISVSVLEIDGRLRALPPLEIWTPDGIYNYEARATPGPTKFYAPARLSRQTLAKAQEAALTAHRALGLRDISRADFIVDASGLPLFLESNVAPGMTATSQLPQSALAAGYSLPELYSSLVRSALSPGRSDSPNAGSESFREPGLPSIA, from the coding sequence ATGAGCGAGCGCGAAACGAATGCGGGCCCAAACCCCGGCCAGGCCTCAATTCTCGTCGTCTGCGGTGGGCTGAGCACCGAGCGTGACGTCTCCCTGAGCTCAGGCCATCGGGTCCGGGGTTTCCTCAGGGAAGCGGGCTGGCAGGTGACCATCCACGACTTGGATCAGACCCTGCTGGACTACCTGACGGCCCCGGCAACACGCCCGGACCTGGTCTGGCCTCTCCTGCACGGGGCCGACGGGGAGGACGGCTCCATTCGCGACATTCTCGATATGACCGGCCTTCCCTACATCGGTTCCCGCGCTAAGGCCTCGCGCACAGCTTGGAACAAGCCCATCGCCAAGAACGTAGTGCGCCAGGCCGGCCTGTCCACCCCCCACTCAGTCACACTCCCAGAATCGATTTTCCGCGAGCTAGGCGCCCGGCAGATCGTGGATCTGATGGTTGAATCCCTCGGGCTGCCCCTGTTCGTTAAACCCAGTGAAGGTGGATCGGCCATGGGTTGCTCGTTGGTTGACACACCGGATCGGTTGCCGCAGGCTTTGATTAATTGCTTCGCTTACGGACCAGTCGCCCTGATCGAGCAGGCCGTCAACGGCACCGAAATCTCCGTCTCGGTCCTGGAGATTGACGGCCGGCTACGCGCCCTACCACCACTGGAGATTTGGACGCCCGACGGCATCTACAATTACGAAGCAAGAGCCACGCCCGGACCAACCAAGTTCTATGCGCCCGCCCGGCTGAGCCGGCAGACCTTGGCAAAGGCCCAGGAAGCCGCCTTGACCGCCCACCGCGCCCTGGGCCTACGCGACATCTCACGAGCCGACTTCATCGTCGATGCCTCAGGCCTTCCTCTCTTCCTGGAGTCGAATGTGGCGCCCGGCATGACCGCTACCTCACAGTTACCCCAGTCGGCCTTGGCCGCCGGATACTCCCTGCCTGAGCTTTACTCCAGCTTGGTTCGATCAGCGCTTTCGCCAGGCCGTTCTGACAGCCCCAACGCCGGCTCCGAATCATTCCGGGAGCCAGGCTTGCCTTCCATTGCTTGA
- a CDS encoding DUF6049 family protein: MTESQHRGSSVTPQDRRAPAPGADRRRPSAPLGALTTSIRALLAFLLVCASILLPAPAALANPGEEIQAAGEQRKTEEREDETKTKLAIRSSTPMISSTSGYAARVAVTNTSSAPLDAGSLSASTNSLYTFSSRIDMQGWAEGGSRIPTPNQLAAQPVGVIQPGQSVEVTLSAPADDGSIKAMATWGPKPLLLTYQSGQAGGSGKQVRAAISSFLTRSQDGLTTAQTPPMTVSMLMPLTTTGWTSDQGAVKRLMTGERQEDQDSQGSKHSDGQAGRGEGSREQTDPSQILSLNQEAQKVQNSQMQLVSHHPNLNVVADPTYLAAFENSPKVDAVMQPAAFDLTAYSSQDAAHYASAGVQPTVWSADQTGKDLQAALGASSKTIPTYAWQGRRSWSMDSLTQARQQGYQTVVAPLGLDAGSGSSAHTGKYTVPTAAGEVTVLSAQQELSDLAQGQPTSTRAAGEQTPAGQTARFMAQSAFYQMEQPYSERPLLVCFGTDQDAEATSALMDAAEKAPWLKLSGLDALNQAQAYQGGEAAKQTVAQANQANGGQSKDNGLSGTLDSLTASRQDISRFGESILATPSQAQSTPSASSRSDAQALARQDAANAAHRSDDPRRWLNEVSEAHDTLALHTLACTNQAASLADSARALADQLLGGIQIRPSESITVVSETATMPVTVSNSHPYPVAARVSAKTDSMEIATTRTADTVIPANSEAQVTFTIRVATAGQATAEISLVDRQGRPFGQTQATHINSHLRLSDMSGLIIVVAALLFGALGLWRQFHRKKDPDE, from the coding sequence ATGACTGAGAGCCAGCACCGTGGGAGTTCCGTCACCCCCCAGGACCGCCGCGCCCCCGCACCGGGAGCAGACCGGCGGCGACCCAGCGCACCCCTAGGCGCGTTGACCACATCAATCCGCGCCCTGCTGGCGTTCCTTTTGGTCTGCGCCAGCATCCTGCTGCCAGCGCCCGCGGCCCTGGCGAACCCAGGCGAGGAGATTCAAGCGGCGGGCGAACAGCGCAAGACCGAAGAGCGCGAGGATGAGACCAAAACCAAGCTGGCCATCCGGTCCTCCACGCCAATGATCTCGTCCACGTCCGGCTACGCGGCGCGGGTGGCCGTGACCAACACCTCGAGCGCCCCCCTTGATGCGGGCAGCCTAAGCGCCTCCACCAACAGCCTGTATACCTTCAGCTCCAGAATCGACATGCAGGGTTGGGCCGAAGGAGGCTCCCGGATCCCCACGCCCAACCAGCTTGCCGCCCAGCCCGTCGGCGTCATCCAGCCAGGGCAAAGCGTGGAGGTCACCCTTTCCGCCCCCGCCGACGACGGATCGATCAAAGCCATGGCCACTTGGGGGCCGAAACCCCTGTTGCTGACATACCAGAGCGGGCAGGCGGGCGGCTCCGGCAAGCAGGTGCGCGCAGCGATCAGTTCCTTCCTGACCCGCTCGCAAGACGGCTTGACCACCGCCCAGACCCCGCCGATGACGGTGAGCATGCTTATGCCGCTGACGACGACCGGCTGGACCAGCGACCAAGGCGCGGTCAAGCGCCTGATGACCGGTGAGCGCCAAGAGGATCAGGACAGCCAGGGCAGCAAGCACAGCGACGGCCAAGCCGGTCGCGGTGAAGGATCGCGTGAGCAGACCGATCCCAGCCAAATCCTAAGCCTCAATCAGGAGGCCCAGAAGGTGCAGAACAGCCAGATGCAACTCGTCAGCCACCATCCCAATCTCAATGTGGTGGCCGACCCCACCTACCTGGCCGCGTTCGAGAACTCGCCCAAGGTGGATGCCGTCATGCAGCCCGCCGCATTCGACCTGACCGCATACTCCAGCCAAGACGCCGCCCACTACGCTTCCGCCGGCGTCCAACCCACCGTGTGGAGCGCCGACCAAACCGGCAAGGACCTGCAAGCGGCCCTGGGCGCATCCTCGAAGACCATCCCAACCTACGCTTGGCAAGGGCGGAGGTCCTGGTCCATGGACTCATTGACCCAGGCCCGTCAGCAGGGATACCAGACCGTCGTGGCCCCCCTGGGCTTGGACGCGGGCTCCGGCTCCTCGGCCCACACCGGCAAGTACACGGTACCTACAGCCGCCGGCGAGGTCACGGTGCTGTCGGCCCAGCAGGAGTTGAGCGACCTGGCGCAAGGGCAACCCACCTCCACCAGAGCGGCGGGCGAGCAGACGCCGGCCGGGCAGACCGCCCGATTCATGGCCCAATCCGCCTTCTACCAGATGGAACAGCCTTACTCCGAGCGGCCCCTGCTGGTCTGCTTCGGGACCGACCAAGACGCCGAAGCCACGTCGGCGCTGATGGACGCGGCGGAGAAAGCCCCTTGGCTGAAGCTGAGCGGACTTGACGCGCTCAATCAGGCCCAGGCCTACCAGGGCGGGGAAGCCGCCAAACAGACCGTGGCCCAGGCGAATCAGGCCAACGGCGGCCAGAGCAAGGACAACGGACTGTCCGGCACGCTGGACTCCCTGACCGCCAGTCGGCAGGACATCTCCCGATTCGGCGAGTCCATCCTAGCCACCCCCAGCCAAGCCCAATCCACTCCCTCGGCCTCCAGCCGGTCCGACGCCCAAGCCCTGGCCCGGCAAGACGCGGCCAACGCGGCCCATCGCTCCGATGACCCCCGACGCTGGCTCAACGAGGTGAGCGAGGCCCACGACACCCTGGCTCTGCACACCCTGGCCTGCACCAACCAAGCTGCAAGCCTGGCCGACTCGGCGCGCGCCCTAGCCGACCAACTTCTCGGCGGCATACAAATAAGGCCTTCCGAGTCCATCACCGTGGTCTCCGAGACCGCGACGATGCCGGTCACCGTCTCCAACTCGCACCCTTATCCGGTGGCCGCCCGGGTCAGCGCTAAGACCGATTCGATGGAGATCGCCACCACGCGCACCGCAGACACGGTCATCCCCGCCAATTCCGAAGCCCAAGTGACCTTCACCATCCGCGTGGCCACCGCCGGCCAAGCCACCGCTGAAATCTCCCTGGTGGACCGGCAGGGTCGTCCCTTCGGGCAGACGCAGGCCACCCACATCAACAGCCACCTGCGTCTGAGCGACATGTCTGGTTTAATCATCGTCGTCGCAGCCCTCTTGTTCGGCGCCTTAGGCCTGTGGCGGCAGTTCCATCGCAAGAAGGACCCGGACGAATGA